In one Pseudomonas sp. R84 genomic region, the following are encoded:
- a CDS encoding putative quinol monooxygenase, protein MSERLGFILHAKTSPEQAEAFEALFRAYVEPSRAEPGCIEYHMLRDKEDPTLFIFYEIWASQAHLDVHSNLPHMKAFFERRMDYLERDFDIRQIEMLSEASANR, encoded by the coding sequence ATGAGTGAACGCTTGGGGTTTATCCTGCACGCCAAGACCAGCCCGGAACAAGCCGAGGCTTTCGAAGCGCTGTTTCGCGCCTATGTCGAGCCGAGTCGCGCTGAGCCGGGTTGTATCGAGTACCACATGCTGCGCGACAAGGAAGATCCGACGCTGTTTATCTTCTACGAGATCTGGGCATCGCAAGCGCACCTGGATGTGCACTCGAACCTGCCGCACATGAAGGCATTCTTTGAGCGGCGCATGGATTATCTGGAACGTGATTTCGATATCCGCCAGATCGAAATGCTCAGCGAAGCCTCGGCTAACCGCTGA
- a CDS encoding Fic family protein, producing MDFSSPLRRCAAAPQIPRLLDVFERDCLAKYMPCRPDLDENLIRAIAVTHVEFILIHPFREGNGRLSRLLADVMAVQAGYVPLDYSSWERNKEAYFAAINQGLNCNYEPMEYWVRQALWT from the coding sequence ATGGATTTTTCTTCGCCGCTGCGCCGCTGCGCCGCTGCGCCGCAGATTCCTCGGTTGCTCGACGTATTTGAAAGGGACTGTCTTGCCAAATACATGCCATGCCGGCCCGATCTGGACGAGAACCTGATTCGCGCCATTGCTGTAACGCACGTCGAGTTCATCCTTATTCATCCCTTTCGCGAAGGTAACGGACGCTTGTCGCGATTACTGGCGGATGTCATGGCCGTGCAGGCGGGCTACGTGCCGCTGGACTACAGCAGTTGGGAGCGAAACAAAGAGGCTTATTTTGCAGCCATCAACCAAGGGCTGAACTGCAACTACGAACCCATGGAGTATTGGGTCCGACAAGCATTATGGACTTGA
- a CDS encoding GntP family permease, which produces MTPSFGYWLLVYAAVAIIALIVLIARYRLNPFIVITLISIGLPLVAGMPPSGVVGAYEAGVGKTLGHIALVVALGTMLGKMMAESGGAEQMARTLIDKFGEKNAHWAMVCIAFLVGLPLFFEVGFVLLVPIAFTVARRVGVSILMVGLPMVAGLSVVHALVPPHPAAMLAVQAYQASVGQTLLYAIAIGIPTAIIAGPLYARFIVPRIHLPADNPLEKQFLDREPRDKLPGFGITMATILLPVVLMLIGGWANLISTPGSSFNQFLLFIGNSVIALLLATLLSFWTLGIAQGFNRESILKFTNECLAPTASITLLVGAGGGLNRILVDAGVTDQIVGLAHEFHLSPLIMGWLFAALMRIATGSATVAMTTASGVVAPVAIGLGYPHPELLVLATGAGSVIFSHVNDGGFWLIKEYFNMTVAQTFKTWTVLETLISLVAFGLTVGLSYLL; this is translated from the coding sequence ATGACGCCTTCCTTCGGCTATTGGCTGCTGGTCTATGCCGCCGTCGCCATCATCGCGCTGATCGTGTTGATCGCCCGTTACCGGCTCAACCCGTTCATTGTCATCACCCTGATTTCCATTGGTCTTCCGCTGGTCGCGGGCATGCCGCCGTCAGGCGTGGTGGGGGCGTATGAGGCCGGGGTGGGCAAGACGCTGGGGCATATTGCGCTGGTGGTCGCGCTGGGGACGATGCTCGGCAAGATGATGGCCGAGTCCGGCGGCGCCGAGCAGATGGCGCGCACGCTGATCGACAAGTTTGGCGAGAAGAACGCGCACTGGGCGATGGTCTGCATCGCCTTCCTGGTCGGGCTGCCGCTGTTCTTCGAGGTCGGTTTTGTCTTGCTGGTGCCGATTGCCTTTACCGTGGCGCGCCGCGTCGGCGTGTCGATTCTGATGGTCGGTCTGCCGATGGTCGCCGGCCTGTCGGTGGTGCATGCGCTGGTGCCGCCGCACCCGGCGGCGATGCTGGCGGTGCAGGCTTATCAGGCTTCAGTCGGGCAGACCTTGCTGTACGCGATTGCCATCGGCATTCCAACGGCAATCATTGCCGGCCCGCTGTACGCCAGATTCATCGTGCCGCGCATTCACTTGCCGGCCGATAACCCGCTGGAAAAGCAATTTCTCGACCGCGAACCGCGCGACAAACTACCGGGTTTCGGCATCACCATGGCGACCATTCTGTTGCCGGTGGTGTTGATGCTGATCGGCGGCTGGGCCAACCTGATTTCCACCCCGGGCAGCAGCTTCAACCAGTTTCTGTTGTTCATCGGTAACTCGGTGATTGCGCTGCTGCTGGCGACCTTGTTGAGCTTCTGGACGCTGGGTATCGCCCAGGGTTTCAACCGCGAATCGATTCTGAAATTCACCAACGAATGCCTGGCACCCACCGCCAGTATCACCCTGCTGGTGGGTGCTGGCGGTGGCTTGAACCGCATTCTGGTCGACGCGGGCGTCACCGATCAGATCGTCGGCCTCGCTCATGAGTTTCACCTGTCGCCGCTGATCATGGGCTGGCTGTTCGCCGCGCTGATGCGTATCGCCACCGGTTCGGCGACCGTGGCCATGACCACCGCGTCCGGCGTGGTCGCGCCGGTGGCCATTGGTCTGGGTTATCCACACCCTGAACTGTTGGTGCTGGCGACCGGCGCTGGCTCGGTTATCTTTTCCCACGTCAACGACGGCGGCTTCTGGTTGATCAAGGAATACTTCAACATGACGGTCGCGCAGACGTTCAAGACCTGGACCGTGCTCGAGACGTTGATCTCGCTGGTCGCGTTCGGGCTGACTGTCGGCCTTTCTTATCTGCTGTAA
- a CDS encoding MMPL family transporter, producing the protein MERYLNFVERYARAIVFLLVAITAYFTYTLGALVSDTNPYLLKESHPARKTIIDLQGEFTGTFDSVMVALNNPQTVFNKNTLNALFSMSQSVRKMILANDADKDQLAQIVARHPDDSRAQLLTRDILEGGFSQNDYANAKALRDHAQSQNWDSHDQLFLTFLAERINPIREMASMGDLENIVLTDDGELLIHKTLNAYDMDPALVESQIMGNELMVDGVVSKDKKVAMLVAELGTKQDDAQAQLRAYQIVRGIVAQYQAEHPEYKDEIFIAGMPIFIAAQQEIIDHDLAVLFPIVFLLITLLLIFFFRKPLGVLLPLFNILFCTIWTLGLMALLRVPFDLLTSVLPVFLFTICCSDAIHVMAEYYEQKNAGKSNREANRETQRLMVVPVVLTTVTTIATFMISTTNNIVSIRNFGVFMSIGLTAALIISLLLIPAWISIWGKDQPQQAKAVVHQDSIISRYLVAFCAWMIRFRKPILMVILPLLALATVFTFRVDIEDSGIAYFKPESHIRVSDQFINHAKVAGTAPGWIAIDSKEPRGVLTTEVVQFIDKLDHFIKQQPNVSYGYSLATYVKRMNLVLNDMNPEYLRVPNAVEKVSSVNDDGQVEQFEVPGNSLIEQHVMLFENGGGSDLNNVLNADFSKALTLYTMTSSVASDYQGMLDRLDAWLLVNKPANLEVTHAGTPLIWTGVLQEITQGQVLSFSLALLVVTLMMMYWLKSVRLGVLGMLTLLTTSVTVYGFMFLFGIELNIGTTLVTFLVVGVVDYAVHLLSRIKLLVQQGIEIDAAILQAMHSVGRSTVINVVIFSVGFMALLFSDFKPIVDLGALVAMALFSSGVMTIVLVTLVSPWFFAAIVPVHAPVQALRTEGEAVPG; encoded by the coding sequence ATGGAAAGATATCTGAATTTCGTTGAGCGCTATGCGCGGGCGATTGTTTTCCTGCTGGTGGCGATTACCGCGTATTTCACTTATACGCTGGGCGCGCTGGTGTCCGACACCAACCCTTATCTGCTCAAGGAAAGCCACCCGGCGCGCAAGACCATCATCGATTTGCAGGGTGAATTCACCGGCACGTTCGACTCGGTCATGGTGGCGCTGAACAACCCGCAAACGGTGTTCAACAAAAACACGCTCAACGCGCTGTTTTCGATGTCGCAGTCGGTGCGCAAGATGATTCTGGCCAACGATGCCGACAAGGATCAGTTGGCGCAAATCGTCGCCCGGCACCCGGACGACAGCCGTGCGCAGTTGTTGACCCGGGACATTCTCGAGGGTGGTTTTTCGCAGAACGATTACGCCAACGCCAAGGCCTTGCGTGATCATGCCCAGAGTCAAAACTGGGATTCCCATGATCAGCTGTTCCTGACCTTTCTCGCCGAGCGGATCAACCCGATCCGCGAAATGGCCTCGATGGGCGACCTGGAAAACATCGTCCTGACCGACGACGGCGAGCTGTTGATCCACAAAACCCTGAATGCCTATGACATGGACCCGGCGCTGGTCGAGTCGCAGATCATGGGCAACGAGTTGATGGTCGACGGGGTGGTGTCCAAGGACAAAAAGGTCGCGATGCTGGTGGCTGAGCTCGGCACCAAGCAGGACGACGCTCAGGCGCAACTGCGGGCTTATCAGATCGTGCGCGGCATCGTCGCGCAATATCAGGCCGAGCACCCGGAGTACAAGGACGAAATCTTCATTGCCGGCATGCCGATCTTCATCGCCGCGCAACAGGAGATCATCGATCACGACCTGGCCGTGCTGTTTCCGATCGTGTTTCTGTTGATTACCTTGCTGCTGATCTTCTTCTTCCGCAAACCGCTGGGCGTGCTGCTGCCGCTGTTCAATATTCTGTTCTGCACCATCTGGACCTTGGGCCTGATGGCGCTGTTGCGGGTGCCGTTTGACCTGTTGACCAGTGTGCTGCCGGTGTTCCTGTTCACCATCTGCTGCTCGGATGCGATCCACGTGATGGCTGAATATTACGAGCAGAAAAACGCTGGCAAGAGCAATCGCGAGGCCAACCGCGAAACCCAGCGCTTGATGGTGGTGCCGGTGGTGTTGACGACCGTGACGACCATCGCCACGTTCATGATTTCCACCACCAACAACATTGTCAGCATCCGTAATTTCGGTGTGTTCATGTCGATCGGCCTGACCGCGGCGCTGATCATTTCGCTGTTGCTGATTCCGGCGTGGATTTCCATCTGGGGCAAGGATCAGCCGCAGCAGGCCAAGGCAGTGGTGCACCAGGACTCGATCATCTCGCGGTATCTGGTGGCGTTCTGTGCCTGGATGATCCGCTTTCGCAAACCGATCCTGATGGTCATTCTGCCGCTGTTGGCGCTGGCCACCGTGTTCACCTTCCGCGTCGATATCGAAGACTCCGGCATCGCTTACTTCAAGCCGGAAAGCCACATCCGCGTGTCCGATCAGTTCATCAACCACGCCAAAGTAGCGGGCACGGCGCCGGGCTGGATCGCGATCGACAGCAAAGAACCACGCGGCGTGCTGACCACCGAAGTGGTGCAGTTCATCGACAAGCTCGACCACTTCATCAAACAGCAACCGAACGTCAGTTACGGCTACTCGCTGGCCACTTACGTCAAGCGCATGAACCTGGTGCTCAACGACATGAACCCGGAGTATCTGCGGGTGCCGAATGCCGTTGAGAAGGTCTCGTCGGTCAATGACGACGGGCAGGTCGAGCAGTTTGAAGTGCCGGGCAATTCGCTGATCGAGCAACACGTGATGCTGTTCGAAAACGGTGGCGGTTCGGACCTGAACAACGTGCTCAACGCCGATTTCTCCAAGGCCTTGACCCTGTACACCATGACCTCGTCGGTCGCCAGCGACTATCAGGGCATGCTCGACCGCCTCGATGCCTGGTTGCTGGTCAACAAACCGGCCAACCTGGAGGTGACCCACGCGGGCACGCCGTTGATCTGGACCGGGGTGTTGCAGGAAATCACTCAAGGCCAGGTGCTGAGTTTTTCCCTGGCCTTGCTGGTCGTCACGCTGATGATGATGTACTGGCTCAAATCGGTGCGCCTCGGTGTGCTCGGCATGCTGACCTTGCTGACCACGTCGGTGACGGTCTATGGCTTCATGTTCCTGTTCGGCATTGAGCTGAACATCGGCACGACGCTGGTGACGTTCCTCGTGGTCGGGGTGGTCGATTACGCGGTGCACCTGCTGTCGCGGATCAAGTTGCTGGTGCAGCAGGGCATTGAGATCGACGCGGCTATTTTGCAGGCGATGCACAGCGTCGGCCGCTCGACGGTGATCAACGTGGTGATCTTCTCCGTAGGCTTCATGGCATTGCTGTTTTCCGACTTCAAGCCGATTGTCGATCTCGGCGCACTGGTGGCGATGGCGCTGTTTTCCAGCGGGGTCATGACCATTGTCCTGGTGACGCTGGTATCGCCGTGGTTCTTTGCGGCGATTGTGCCGGTGCATGCGCCGGTTCAAGCACTGCGCACAGAAGGGGAGGCGGTACCGGGCTGA
- a CDS encoding NAD-dependent epimerase/dehydratase family protein: MNVFVTGAAGFIGGSIATGLAQAGHKVTGLVRSAEQAEELKAIGIIPVIGTLDDKTLLAEQARAADAVINAASSDHRGAVEALLDALRGSNKVFLHTSGSSIVGDASGGKSSDVIYYEDNLPEPTVDKAARVAIDNLILAAAKDGVNSAVICNTLIYGHSLGVNRDSVQLPRLLKQARKSGVVRHVGTGQNIWSNVHIEDVVALYLLALTKNVPGTFYFVESGEASFIDMTTAMAEALNLGQPQDWPLKDAEAEWGYEMANYGLGSNSRVRGKHARELLGWAPKRTSVVEWIRNEMV, encoded by the coding sequence ATGAACGTATTTGTCACCGGCGCTGCCGGATTTATCGGCGGCTCGATTGCTACCGGTCTGGCTCAGGCCGGTCATAAAGTCACCGGTTTGGTGCGCAGCGCCGAACAGGCTGAAGAGCTGAAAGCCATCGGGATCATCCCGGTCATCGGCACTCTCGACGACAAAACACTGCTCGCCGAACAGGCCCGCGCTGCCGACGCGGTGATCAACGCCGCCAGCAGCGATCATCGCGGTGCAGTTGAAGCGTTGCTCGATGCCTTGCGCGGTTCCAACAAAGTGTTCCTGCACACCAGCGGTTCGAGCATCGTCGGTGATGCCTCGGGCGGTAAATCCAGCGACGTCATCTACTACGAGGACAACCTGCCGGAGCCGACCGTCGACAAGGCCGCCCGCGTGGCCATCGACAACCTGATCCTCGCGGCGGCGAAGGACGGCGTGAATTCGGCAGTGATCTGCAACACGCTGATCTATGGCCACAGCCTGGGCGTCAACCGCGACAGTGTGCAATTGCCGCGACTGCTCAAACAAGCACGCAAAAGCGGGGTAGTGCGCCACGTCGGCACTGGCCAGAACATCTGGTCCAACGTGCATATCGAAGACGTCGTTGCCCTGTATCTGCTGGCGCTGACCAAAAACGTACCGGGTACTTTCTACTTCGTCGAAAGCGGCGAAGCGTCGTTCATCGACATGACCACCGCCATGGCTGAAGCGCTGAACCTGGGCCAACCGCAAGACTGGCCGTTGAAAGACGCTGAAGCCGAGTGGGGCTACGAAATGGCCAACTACGGCCTCGGCTCCAACAGCCGAGTGCGCGGCAAACACGCCCGCGAACTGCTGGGCTGGGCACCGAAGCGCACGTCGGTGGTTGAATGGATTCGTAACGAAATGGTGTGA
- a CDS encoding NAD(P)H-dependent oxidoreductase, protein MSKRMLVILGHPSTDSFCGALSETYVQAAKDAGHEVRLLRLDALEFDPVLHEGYNKVQPLEPDLLQAQADITWAEHLTFVYPIWWGGIPALLKGFVDRIFLPGFAFKYREGKAFPDKLLKGRTAHLLVTMDTPYWYYKWIYGMPGLNQMRKTTLEFCGIKPLKTLTFGPILGSKPNQRDAWLEKARVTAAV, encoded by the coding sequence ATGAGCAAACGAATGCTCGTGATACTGGGTCACCCCTCCACCGACAGCTTTTGCGGGGCATTGAGTGAGACTTACGTTCAGGCCGCCAAGGACGCCGGGCATGAGGTGCGGCTGTTGCGTCTGGATGCGCTGGAGTTCGACCCGGTCCTGCACGAAGGCTACAACAAGGTGCAGCCACTGGAGCCCGATCTGCTGCAAGCCCAGGCCGATATCACCTGGGCCGAGCACCTGACATTCGTCTATCCGATCTGGTGGGGCGGGATTCCGGCGCTGTTGAAAGGCTTCGTCGACCGGATTTTCCTGCCGGGTTTCGCCTTCAAATACCGCGAAGGCAAAGCCTTCCCCGACAAGCTGCTCAAGGGCCGCACCGCGCATTTGCTGGTGACCATGGATACGCCGTACTGGTACTACAAATGGATCTATGGGATGCCGGGGCTGAATCAGATGCGCAAGACCACCCTGGAATTTTGCGGCATCAAGCCACTGAAGACGCTGACCTTCGGGCCAATCCTTGGCTCCAAGCCAAACCAGCGCGATGCGTGGCTGGAAAAGGCGCGCGTGACCGCCGCCGTCTAA
- a CDS encoding LysR substrate-binding domain-containing protein, with protein sequence MHFDLTDLRLYLHILDTGNITAGAARSHLSLAAASARIRAMEASLGIDFLERGRRGVTPTPAGKALAQHARILLQQAERLQQDLADYAQGVKGQVRLLCNTTAITEYLPEVLADFLRDHPNLDIDLQELPSARITHALRQGAADLGIVSDAVDTHGLQTRPFRDDPLVLILPPEHVLASQASLTFGETLAHDYVALGNHSALAIHLEEQALHIGQRMSIRIRADGFEGVMRMVARGAGLAIVPKVAIERWAAVHSITCRPLDEVWAHRTLQLCARDFDHLPGYARALFDALVP encoded by the coding sequence ATGCACTTCGACCTCACCGACCTGCGCCTCTATCTGCACATCCTCGACACCGGCAACATCACCGCCGGCGCTGCCCGCAGCCATTTATCCCTGGCCGCCGCCAGCGCCAGAATCCGCGCAATGGAAGCCTCGCTCGGCATCGATTTCCTCGAACGCGGCCGTCGTGGCGTCACCCCGACGCCGGCCGGTAAAGCGTTGGCCCAGCACGCGCGCATCCTCCTGCAACAGGCCGAACGCCTGCAGCAGGATCTGGCCGACTATGCCCAAGGCGTCAAAGGTCAGGTGCGTTTGCTGTGCAACACCACGGCGATCACCGAATACCTGCCGGAAGTGCTCGCGGACTTCCTGCGCGATCATCCCAATCTCGACATCGACTTGCAGGAGTTGCCCAGCGCGCGCATCACCCATGCCTTGCGCCAAGGCGCGGCGGACCTCGGGATCGTCTCCGATGCGGTCGACACCCACGGCCTGCAGACCCGGCCTTTTCGCGACGATCCATTGGTGCTGATCCTGCCCCCTGAGCATGTTTTGGCGAGTCAGGCGTCGCTGACGTTTGGTGAAACCCTGGCGCACGACTATGTAGCGCTAGGCAATCACAGCGCGCTGGCGATTCACTTGGAGGAACAAGCGCTGCACATCGGCCAGCGCATGTCGATCCGGATCCGTGCCGATGGCTTCGAGGGCGTCATGCGCATGGTGGCGCGAGGTGCGGGGCTGGCCATCGTGCCCAAGGTGGCCATCGAGCGCTGGGCGGCGGTGCACTCGATAACGTGCCGGCCGCTGGACGAAGTCTGGGCCCATCGCACTCTGCAACTGTGCGCGCGGGACTTCGACCACCTGCCCGGTTACGCCCGGGCCTTGTTTGATGCGCTGGTGCCTTGA
- a CDS encoding outer membrane lipoprotein-sorting protein: MLPFLKSLTAAALILGSACASAAEAGNADEIIRQVRDRNDGNSFMSQVSLILHDKKGNTRVREFTYLQKDYPDSDKFSMYFSAPTDVRDVAFHIENPHEPLGLEDSQWMYLPVSRQTRRISTTDKRGSFMGSEYSYADLDKIRVKDYSQKLVGEEQIKGRDCYVIEREPASPEVLAKTGYNKLKVWIDKQNFLVMRQDFFDVKGVLIKQMRTQKVATIDSIDSIVLSETEHFIDGTRSEMRFNQLQYNVSLEDRLFTQTAIKRGLKTGDLPEFAVSAR, translated from the coding sequence ATGTTGCCGTTTTTGAAAAGTCTGACAGCCGCCGCACTGATCCTCGGCAGCGCCTGCGCCAGTGCCGCCGAGGCCGGCAATGCCGATGAGATCATCCGTCAGGTGCGCGATCGCAATGACGGGAACAGCTTCATGTCCCAGGTTTCGCTGATCCTGCATGACAAGAAAGGCAATACCCGCGTTCGCGAGTTCACCTACCTGCAAAAGGATTACCCGGACAGCGACAAATTCAGCATGTACTTTTCCGCGCCGACTGACGTGCGTGACGTGGCCTTCCACATCGAAAACCCGCACGAACCCCTCGGCCTGGAAGACAGCCAGTGGATGTACCTGCCAGTCAGCCGTCAGACCCGCCGCATCTCCACCACCGACAAGCGTGGCTCGTTCATGGGCAGTGAGTACTCGTACGCCGATCTGGACAAGATCCGCGTCAAGGACTACTCGCAGAAACTCGTCGGCGAAGAACAGATCAAGGGCCGCGACTGCTACGTGATCGAGCGCGAACCGGCGTCCCCCGAAGTGCTGGCGAAGACCGGTTACAACAAGCTGAAGGTGTGGATCGACAAGCAGAATTTCCTGGTCATGCGTCAGGATTTCTTCGACGTCAAAGGTGTGCTGATCAAGCAGATGCGCACGCAGAAAGTCGCGACCATCGACTCGATCGACAGCATTGTGCTCAGCGAAACCGAGCACTTCATCGACGGCACGCGTTCGGAAATGCGCTTCAACCAGTTGCAGTACAACGTCTCGCTGGAAGATCGCCTGTTCACCCAGACCGCCATCAAGCGCGGGCTGAAAACCGGTGACCTGCCGGAATTTGCCGTGTCTGCCCGCTAA
- a CDS encoding NAD(P)H-dependent oxidoreductase, giving the protein MKKVLLLNGGKKFAHSDGRYNATLHEAALSVLDRGGFDVKTTFIDEGYDVAEEVAKFLWADVIIYQMPGWWMGAPWTVKKYLDEVFTEGHGSLYASDGRTRSDASQKYGSGGLIQGKQYMLSLTWNAPQQAFDDPTDFFEAKGVDAVYFPFHKANEFLGMTGLPTFLCVDVMKRPNIEADVARYERHLTEVFGLKA; this is encoded by the coding sequence ATGAAAAAAGTGCTGTTGCTCAATGGCGGTAAAAAATTCGCCCACTCTGACGGTCGCTACAACGCCACCCTGCATGAAGCCGCGTTGAGCGTGCTGGATCGCGGCGGCTTCGATGTGAAAACCACCTTCATCGACGAGGGCTACGACGTCGCCGAAGAAGTGGCCAAATTCCTCTGGGCCGACGTGATCATTTATCAGATGCCGGGCTGGTGGATGGGCGCGCCATGGACGGTGAAAAAGTACCTCGACGAAGTTTTTACCGAAGGCCACGGCAGCCTCTACGCCAGCGACGGCCGCACCCGTTCCGATGCATCGCAGAAGTACGGCAGCGGTGGCCTGATTCAGGGCAAGCAGTACATGCTGTCGCTGACCTGGAACGCACCGCAGCAGGCCTTCGATGATCCGACTGATTTCTTCGAAGCCAAAGGCGTCGACGCGGTGTACTTCCCGTTTCACAAGGCCAACGAGTTTCTGGGCATGACCGGGTTGCCGACGTTCCTTTGTGTGGACGTGATGAAGCGGCCGAATATCGAGGCTGATGTGGCGCGTTACGAGCGGCATCTGACCGAGGTGTTTGGTCTCAAGGCCTGA
- a CDS encoding sulfite exporter TauE/SafE family protein: MHTLTDFYQHLGLALSLLVIATFILAGMIKGVIGLGLPTVAMGLLGLAMAPSQAAALLIIPATLTNVWQLAFGGHLKGLVKRLWPMLLMIFLGTGIGTLSIGMAGGHWVVRGLGAALLLYALSGLFLPTLSVNPRHEGWLGPACGLITGVITSATGVFVIPAVPYLQALGLNRDQLVQALGLSFTVSTLALAAGLLWRGALGGGELSASLLALIPAILGMLLGQWLRERISAVLFKRVFFVGMGALGAHLLISG; the protein is encoded by the coding sequence ATGCACACACTCACAGATTTCTACCAACACCTCGGTCTGGCCCTGTCTTTGTTGGTTATCGCGACCTTCATCCTCGCCGGCATGATCAAAGGCGTGATCGGCCTCGGCCTGCCCACCGTCGCCATGGGCTTGCTCGGTCTGGCTATGGCGCCGTCGCAGGCAGCCGCGTTGCTGATCATCCCGGCAACCCTGACCAATGTCTGGCAACTGGCATTCGGCGGGCACTTGAAAGGACTGGTTAAACGCCTCTGGCCAATGCTGCTGATGATCTTCCTCGGCACCGGAATCGGCACGTTGTCGATCGGCATGGCAGGCGGGCATTGGGTGGTGCGCGGGTTGGGCGCGGCGCTGTTGCTTTATGCGTTGAGCGGTTTGTTTCTGCCAACGCTGAGCGTCAATCCCCGCCATGAAGGCTGGCTGGGTCCGGCGTGCGGTTTGATCACCGGTGTCATCACCTCGGCCACCGGCGTCTTCGTGATTCCGGCGGTGCCGTACCTGCAAGCGCTGGGCTTGAATCGCGATCAACTGGTGCAGGCACTGGGCCTGTCATTCACCGTTTCGACGCTGGCATTGGCCGCAGGATTGCTCTGGCGTGGCGCCCTCGGTGGCGGCGAACTGAGTGCTTCGCTGCTGGCGCTGATCCCGGCCATTCTCGGTATGTTGCTGGGCCAATGGCTGCGCGAACGGATCAGCGCCGTGTTGTTCAAACGGGTGTTCTTTGTCGGTATGGGCGCGCTCGGCGCCCACTTGTTGATCAGCGGTTAG
- a CDS encoding MerR family transcriptional regulator, which translates to MYIGKAAQLSGTTVKSIRHYEEIGLLPEPKREGKYRIYSQQSVEVLTFIKCAQQLGFKLKELQVILNNYRGDEFPWDMAQRAIAEKKAELVTQIGDLQQLHDGLEAFENNLNDARQECQFERIARYGEKNPGTTLN; encoded by the coding sequence ATGTATATCGGCAAAGCCGCCCAGCTGTCGGGCACCACAGTCAAAAGCATTCGCCATTACGAAGAAATCGGCCTGTTGCCCGAGCCCAAGCGTGAAGGCAAATACCGCATCTACAGCCAGCAAAGTGTCGAAGTGTTGACGTTCATCAAGTGCGCCCAGCAATTGGGCTTCAAGCTCAAAGAGCTGCAGGTGATCCTCAACAACTACCGCGGCGACGAATTCCCGTGGGACATGGCGCAACGAGCCATCGCCGAAAAAAAAGCCGAACTGGTAACCCAGATCGGCGATTTGCAGCAGTTGCACGACGGCCTCGAAGCGTTCGAAAACAACCTCAACGATGCGCGACAGGAATGTCAGTTCGAGCGCATTGCCCGTTATGGCGAAAAAAACCCGGGCACTACCCTGAACTGA
- a CDS encoding LysR family transcriptional regulator, which translates to MKARSDELQIFVCVIECGSISAAAEQVGQTPSAVSRTLSRLEAKLDTTLINRTTRRMDLTEEGKYFFEQAKLILDQMEQLEERLSSRQQTPSGRLRINAASPFMLHAVVPYIDEFRRLYPDIQLELNSNDLIIDLLEQSTDIAIRIGTLADSTLHARSLGCSPLLIVASPAYLEKHGAPQQVADLSEHNLLGFTQNEGLNQWPLRYVHGDRWPITPAISASSGETVRHLALEGQGIACLSHFMTIDDIRAGRLKVLLGEFNSGYRQPINAVYYRNSQLALRIQCFLDFIQSKLAAYASADFKG; encoded by the coding sequence GTGAAAGCCAGATCCGATGAGTTGCAGATTTTCGTCTGCGTAATCGAATGCGGTTCGATTTCTGCCGCCGCTGAGCAGGTCGGGCAAACGCCGTCGGCGGTCAGCCGCACGTTGTCGCGGCTGGAAGCCAAGCTCGACACCACGCTGATCAATCGCACCACGCGGCGCATGGACCTGACCGAAGAGGGCAAGTATTTCTTCGAGCAGGCCAAGCTGATTCTCGATCAGATGGAGCAACTCGAAGAGCGTCTGTCTTCACGTCAGCAAACCCCGTCCGGGCGCTTGCGCATTAATGCCGCGTCACCGTTCATGCTCCACGCGGTCGTCCCGTACATCGACGAATTCCGCCGCCTCTATCCGGACATCCAGCTCGAACTCAACAGCAATGACCTGATCATTGACCTGCTGGAACAAAGCACCGACATCGCCATCCGTATCGGCACCCTGGCTGACTCGACGCTGCACGCGCGCTCGCTCGGTTGCAGTCCGCTGCTGATCGTCGCCAGCCCTGCCTACCTGGAAAAACATGGCGCGCCGCAGCAAGTCGCCGATCTGAGCGAACACAACTTGCTCGGCTTCACCCAGAACGAAGGCCTCAACCAATGGCCGCTGCGCTATGTGCACGGCGACCGCTGGCCAATCACCCCGGCGATCAGCGCCTCCAGCGGCGAGACCGTGCGCCACCTGGCGCTGGAAGGGCAGGGCATCGCCTGTCTGTCGCACTTCATGACCATCGATGACATCCGTGCCGGGCGCCTGAAAGTCCTGCTCGGCGAATTCAACAGCGGTTATCGCCAGCCGATCAACGCCGTGTACTACCGTAACTCGCAACTGGCGCTGCGCATTCAGTGCTTCCTCGACTTTATCCAGAGCAAACTCGCCGCTTACGCCAGCGCCGACTTTAAGGGCTGA